A genomic segment from Aegilops tauschii subsp. strangulata cultivar AL8/78 chromosome 1, Aet v6.0, whole genome shotgun sequence encodes:
- the LOC109769632 gene encoding uncharacterized protein, with translation MARDPVDQNGGLVEPNCAVDRIGLCEASNTMNQIGISKHQSEMKALLSSIDMPTRGHMGIEHGGRSQLEDLLDMDMDWEAFASHLCGQPAQNDMLQTTMEQETTGYEAGCVSLYDLL, from the exons ATGGCCAGGGACCCCGTAGATCAGAATGGTGGTCTGGTTGAGCCGAACTGCGCGGTTGATCGGATTGGGCTCTGCGaagcaagcaacacaatgaaTCAGATTGGGATTTCGAAGCACCAAAGCGAGATGAAGGCGCTATTGTCAAGCATCGACATGCCAACTAGAGGACATATGGGCATCGAGCACGGAGGCCGGTCTCAGTTGGAAGATCTCCTAGATATGGACATGGACTGGGAGGCGTTTGCATCCCATCTATGTGGCCAGCCAGCCCAGAATGATATGCTCCAGACTACTATGGAGCAGGAAACGACGGGCTACGAGGCAG GTTGTGTGTCTTTATATGACCTCCTCTGA